The Geobacillus stearothermophilus ATCC 12980 genome contains a region encoding:
- the sufC gene encoding Fe-S cluster assembly ATPase SufC produces the protein MAVLTIRNLHVAVEGKEILKGVDLEVKGGEIHAIMGPNGTGKSTLASAIMGHPKYEVTEGSVTLDGQDVLEMEVDERARAGLFLAMQYPSEISGVTNADFLRAAINARLGEGNEISLMKFIRKLDEKMAFLEMNPDMAHRYLNEGFSGGEKKRNEILQLMMLEPKIAILDEIDSGLDIDALKIVAKGVNEMRSSEFGCLIITHYQRLLNYITPDYVHVMMQGRIVKSGGPELAQRLEAEGYDWIKKELGIEDETVGQEA, from the coding sequence ATGGCGGTATTGACGATTCGCAATCTCCACGTCGCCGTGGAGGGAAAAGAAATTTTAAAAGGAGTGGACTTGGAAGTCAAAGGCGGGGAAATCCACGCCATCATGGGTCCGAACGGAACGGGGAAGTCGACGCTGGCATCGGCCATTATGGGCCATCCAAAATATGAAGTGACAGAAGGATCGGTGACGCTCGACGGCCAGGATGTCCTTGAGATGGAAGTCGACGAACGGGCGCGCGCCGGCCTGTTTTTGGCGATGCAATACCCAAGCGAAATCAGTGGAGTGACGAACGCCGACTTTTTGCGCGCGGCGATCAACGCCCGGCTTGGCGAAGGCAACGAAATTTCGCTCATGAAATTCATCCGCAAGCTCGATGAAAAAATGGCGTTTCTCGAAATGAACCCGGATATGGCGCACCGTTACTTGAACGAAGGATTCTCGGGCGGGGAGAAAAAGCGAAATGAAATTTTGCAGCTGATGATGCTTGAGCCGAAAATCGCCATTTTAGACGAGATCGACTCCGGCCTCGATATCGACGCGCTCAAAATCGTCGCCAAAGGTGTCAACGAAATGCGCAGCAGCGAGTTCGGCTGTTTGATCATCACCCACTACCAGCGGCTGCTCAACTACATCACCCCGGATTATGTGCATGTCATGATGCAAGGGCGCATCGTCAAGTCCGGCGGTCCGGAGCTGGCGCAGCGGCTTGAGGCGGAAGGGTACGACTGGATCAAAAAAGAACTCGGCATCGAAGACGAAACGGTCGGACAAGAAGCGTAA
- a CDS encoding MetQ/NlpA family ABC transporter substrate-binding protein yields the protein MKKWLGMLLAAILVLALAACGGNNNDNAEGGKDGKLVKLKVGASNVPHAEILEKAKPILKKKGIDLEIITFQDYILPNKALAEKQIDANYFQHIPYLESQKKEYGYDFVNAGGIHIEPIGLYSKKYKSIEELPDGATIIMSNSVADHGRILSMLQEKGLIKLKPGIDKTKATVNDIVENPKHLKFKADVDAGLLPQIYKNGEGDAVLINANYALDAGLDPAKDPIAVESPKNNPYVNIVAVRKGDENRKEIKTLVEVLQSKEIQDFIKEKYHGAVIPAATNNQ from the coding sequence ATGAAGAAATGGTTGGGTATGTTGCTCGCCGCCATTCTCGTGCTCGCTTTGGCGGCATGCGGCGGCAACAATAACGACAACGCGGAAGGCGGCAAAGACGGCAAATTGGTGAAGTTGAAAGTCGGTGCGTCGAACGTGCCGCATGCGGAAATTTTGGAAAAAGCGAAACCGATTTTGAAGAAAAAAGGCATCGACTTGGAGATCATTACGTTCCAAGATTACATCTTGCCGAACAAAGCGCTGGCTGAGAAGCAAATCGACGCCAACTATTTCCAACACATTCCGTATTTGGAATCGCAAAAGAAAGAGTACGGCTATGATTTCGTCAACGCCGGCGGCATTCATATCGAGCCGATCGGCTTATACTCGAAAAAATACAAAAGCATTGAAGAACTGCCGGACGGCGCGACGATCATCATGAGCAACTCGGTCGCCGACCATGGACGCATTTTGTCGATGCTGCAAGAAAAGGGGCTCATTAAGCTGAAACCGGGCATCGATAAAACGAAAGCGACGGTCAACGACATCGTCGAAAACCCGAAACATTTGAAATTTAAAGCGGACGTCGATGCTGGACTTCTGCCGCAAATTTACAAAAACGGCGAAGGCGATGCGGTTTTGATCAACGCCAACTATGCGCTTGACGCCGGTTTGGACCCGGCGAAAGACCCGATCGCCGTGGAGTCGCCGAAAAACAATCCGTATGTGAACATTGTGGCGGTGCGCAAAGGCGATGAAAACCGGAAAGAAATCAAAACGCTTGTCGAAGTGCTGCAATCGAAAGAAATCCAAGATTTCATCAAAGAAAAATACCACGGCGCCGTCATTCCAGCGGCGACAAACAATCAATAA
- a CDS encoding cysteine desulfurase: MNVNDIRALFPILHQQVNGHPLVYFDSAATSQKPLPVIEALDRYYREYNSNVHRGVHTLGTKATDAYEGAREKVRRFLNAQSAQEIIFTRGTTASLNLVASSYGRANVKEGDEIVITYMEHHSNLIPWQQLAKQTGATLKYIPMQEDGTIDLRDVEATVTEAAKIVAIAHVSNVLGTINPVREIARIAHKRGAVVVVDAAQSAPHMKVDVQELDCDFLALSGHKMCGPTGIGVLYGKKKWLEQMEPVEFGGEMIDFVELYDSTWKELPWKFEGGTPIIAGAIGLGAAIDFLEQVGLDAIAAHEHELAQYALERLAGIDGVTVYGPKERAGLVTFNIDGVHPHDVATVLDAEGIAIRAGHHCAQPLMKWLGVTATARASFYLYNTKEEIDRFIAALQKAKEYFSHVF, from the coding sequence ATGAATGTGAACGACATTCGCGCGTTGTTTCCGATTTTGCATCAGCAAGTGAACGGCCATCCGCTCGTTTATTTCGACAGCGCGGCGACATCGCAAAAGCCGCTGCCGGTGATTGAGGCGCTTGACCGCTATTACCGCGAGTACAACTCGAACGTCCACCGCGGCGTCCATACGCTCGGGACGAAGGCGACCGATGCGTACGAAGGCGCGCGCGAAAAAGTGCGGCGGTTTTTAAACGCCCAATCGGCGCAGGAAATCATCTTTACGCGTGGCACGACGGCATCGCTTAATTTGGTCGCCTCCAGCTACGGGCGCGCCAACGTCAAAGAAGGCGATGAGATCGTCATCACGTACATGGAGCATCACAGCAACTTGATTCCGTGGCAGCAGCTGGCGAAGCAAACGGGGGCGACGTTAAAATACATTCCAATGCAGGAAGACGGCACGATCGATCTGCGCGATGTCGAGGCGACCGTCACCGAAGCAGCGAAGATTGTCGCCATTGCTCATGTATCGAACGTGCTTGGGACGATCAACCCGGTGCGGGAGATCGCCCGCATCGCCCATAAGCGCGGCGCGGTCGTCGTCGTCGATGCGGCGCAAAGCGCTCCGCATATGAAGGTCGATGTTCAGGAACTTGATTGCGATTTTCTCGCCCTTTCCGGCCATAAAATGTGCGGGCCGACGGGAATCGGCGTATTATATGGCAAAAAGAAATGGCTTGAGCAGATGGAGCCGGTCGAGTTCGGCGGCGAAATGATCGATTTTGTTGAGCTGTACGACTCGACGTGGAAAGAGCTGCCGTGGAAGTTTGAAGGAGGCACGCCGATCATCGCCGGGGCGATTGGCCTTGGGGCGGCGATCGATTTCCTTGAACAAGTCGGCTTGGACGCCATCGCCGCCCATGAGCACGAGCTGGCGCAATACGCACTCGAACGGCTGGCTGGCATCGACGGCGTCACGGTATATGGCCCGAAAGAACGGGCGGGGCTTGTGACGTTTAACATCGACGGGGTGCATCCGCACGATGTGGCGACGGTTCTTGACGCCGAAGGGATCGCCATCCGCGCCGGCCACCATTGCGCCCAGCCGCTCATGAAATGGCTCGGCGTGACGGCGACCGCCCGGGCGAGCTTTTACCTTTACAATACGAAAGAGGAAATCGACCGGTTCATCGCCGCATTACAGAAAGCGAAGGAGTACTTCAGCCATGTCTTCTAA
- the sufD gene encoding Fe-S cluster assembly protein SufD — translation MATETKIPFDETYIRTFSSGRGEPGWLTERRLEALRLAERLPLPKPEKTKIDNWNFTGFSRHAVDSAPYAGLDDLPEAVKALMQAGEGTKNLYVQRNHTPAYVSLSDELKEKGVIFTDIFTAAREHGDLLKNYLMTAVKPDEHRLAALHAALLNGGVFVYVPKNVEIETPLQAVYIQDEDDIALFNHVIVVAEDNSRVVFVENYISTSREGNAVVNVVAEVFAQANASVFFAAVDHLAKGTTTYVNRRGIAGRDGRIEWALGLMNDGNTVSENITRLVGDGSFGDTKTVAVSRGEQVQNFTTSVIHYGKHTEGHILKHGVVRDSATSIFNGIGKIEHGASKSNAEQESRVLMLSEKARGDANPILLIDEDDVMAGHAASVGRVDPIQLYYLMSRGIPRRDAERLIIHGFLAPVVEAIPLEGVKNQLIEVIERKVQS, via the coding sequence ATGGCGACAGAAACGAAAATCCCATTCGATGAAACCTACATCCGCACGTTCTCAAGCGGACGCGGCGAACCGGGCTGGCTGACCGAGCGGCGCCTTGAGGCGCTTCGGTTGGCGGAGCGGCTGCCGCTTCCGAAACCGGAGAAAACGAAAATCGACAATTGGAACTTCACTGGCTTCTCACGCCATGCCGTTGACAGTGCGCCATATGCCGGCCTCGATGACTTGCCTGAAGCGGTCAAGGCGCTCATGCAAGCCGGCGAAGGAACGAAAAATTTGTACGTGCAGCGCAACCATACGCCGGCGTATGTGTCGCTGTCCGATGAGTTGAAGGAGAAGGGCGTCATTTTCACCGACATCTTCACCGCAGCGCGCGAGCATGGCGACTTGCTGAAAAACTATTTGATGACGGCGGTCAAGCCGGATGAGCACCGCCTTGCCGCGCTCCATGCGGCGCTGCTCAACGGCGGTGTGTTTGTCTATGTCCCGAAAAATGTGGAGATTGAAACGCCGCTTCAGGCGGTCTATATTCAAGACGAAGACGACATCGCCTTGTTTAACCATGTCATCGTCGTGGCGGAAGACAACAGCCGCGTCGTGTTTGTCGAAAATTATATATCAACAAGCCGCGAAGGAAACGCGGTCGTTAATGTGGTCGCCGAGGTGTTTGCTCAAGCGAACGCAAGCGTCTTTTTCGCCGCTGTCGACCATTTGGCCAAAGGCACCACGACGTATGTCAATCGGCGCGGCATCGCCGGGCGCGATGGACGGATCGAATGGGCGCTCGGGCTGATGAATGACGGCAATACGGTCTCCGAGAACATCACCCGCCTTGTCGGCGACGGCTCGTTCGGCGATACGAAAACGGTCGCGGTCAGCCGCGGCGAGCAAGTGCAAAACTTTACGACGAGCGTCATTCATTACGGAAAGCATACAGAAGGCCACATTTTAAAACACGGCGTCGTCCGCGACAGCGCGACCTCGATTTTCAACGGCATCGGGAAAATTGAGCACGGTGCGTCAAAATCAAACGCCGAGCAGGAGTCGCGCGTCTTGATGTTGAGCGAAAAAGCGCGCGGCGATGCGAACCCGATTTTGTTGATTGACGAGGACGACGTCATGGCCGGCCACGCCGCTTCTGTCGGGCGCGTTGACCCGATCCAATTGTATTACTTAATGAGCCGCGGCATTCCGAGACGCGACGCGGAACGGCTCATCATCCACGGCTTTTTGGCGCCGGTTGTCGAGGCGATTCCCCTTGAAGGCGTGAAAAACCAATTAATTGAAGTGATTGAAAGGAAAGTTCAATCATGA
- a CDS encoding sulfite exporter TauE/SafE family protein, translated as MAYALLVLIGFIAGTVGSLAGLGGGVIIVPSLLFFGALGWLSAVTPQVAVGTSLVVIIFNGLSSTLSYMKDKMVDYQSGLLFCLGSVPGAVIGAWVNNTLSAAHFSLYFGLFLIAMSLFLSLSQKKTKRSADETAAAKENGAERTAAEQARPAPWWRRRVVRMYTDRNGEVFTYGYQPLMAVAIAFVVGFFGGLFGIGGGSLMVPAMIVLFRFPPHVAVATSMLMIFLSSLVGSLTHVAMGNVQWSFALALIPGVWIGAKTGAWINKRMPSRMLVVVLRLVLVLLGARLVWESLA; from the coding sequence ATGGCGTATGCGTTGCTTGTCTTGATCGGCTTTATCGCGGGGACGGTCGGCAGTTTGGCCGGCCTTGGCGGCGGGGTGATCATCGTGCCGTCGCTTCTGTTTTTCGGCGCGCTCGGCTGGCTGTCGGCGGTGACGCCGCAAGTGGCGGTCGGCACGTCGCTTGTCGTCATTATTTTCAATGGCTTATCGTCCACATTGTCGTATATGAAAGACAAAATGGTCGACTATCAAAGCGGCTTGCTCTTTTGCCTTGGCAGCGTTCCCGGGGCGGTCATCGGCGCTTGGGTGAACAATACGCTGAGCGCCGCTCATTTTTCATTGTATTTTGGGCTGTTTTTAATCGCCATGTCGCTCTTTTTGTCGCTGAGTCAAAAGAAAACGAAGCGTTCGGCTGACGAGACGGCGGCGGCGAAAGAAAACGGGGCCGAACGAACAGCGGCGGAGCAGGCGCGGCCGGCGCCATGGTGGCGACGGCGTGTTGTGCGAATGTACACGGACCGAAACGGCGAGGTGTTCACATACGGCTATCAACCGCTCATGGCGGTCGCCATCGCGTTTGTGGTCGGCTTTTTCGGCGGGTTGTTTGGCATTGGCGGCGGCTCGCTCATGGTGCCGGCGATGATCGTGCTGTTTCGCTTTCCGCCCCATGTGGCGGTGGCGACGTCGATGTTGATGATTTTTTTGTCCTCGCTCGTCGGTTCACTCACCCATGTCGCGATGGGAAATGTGCAATGGTCGTTTGCCCTTGCCCTCATTCCCGGCGTATGGATCGGCGCGAAAACCGGGGCGTGGATCAATAAGCGGATGCCAAGCCGGATGCTTGTCGTCGTGCTGCGGCTAGTGCTTGTACTGCTCGGGGCCCGGCTTGTATGGGAAAGTTTGGCGTAA
- a CDS encoding DUF72 domain-containing protein: MIYIGLTGWGDHDSLYPPGLAAKDKLPEYAAHFPTVEVDSYFYAIQPRANVEKWIRETPPSFQFIVKAYQGMTGHERGPIPYESKEAMFAAFLESIAPFQEAGKLAMVLFQFPPWFDCRREHVAYLRWTKARMGEVPAALEFRHQSWFSPRFYEKTLHFMEEEGWIHTICDEPQAGEGSVPTVLHPTDREKTLIRLHGRNVHGWNKATAGENWRVVRYLYRYNERELREWVRHIEALKQKTKQIYVLFNNNSGGDAADNAKQLIDLLGIEYTGLAPRQLGLF, translated from the coding sequence ATGATTTATATTGGACTGACCGGCTGGGGCGATCATGACAGTTTGTATCCGCCGGGCCTTGCTGCGAAGGACAAACTGCCGGAATATGCGGCCCATTTTCCGACGGTCGAGGTCGATTCGTACTTTTACGCCATTCAACCGCGGGCGAATGTGGAAAAATGGATTCGGGAAACGCCGCCGTCGTTTCAGTTTATCGTGAAGGCATACCAAGGAATGACCGGGCATGAGCGCGGCCCGATTCCGTATGAAAGCAAGGAAGCGATGTTTGCCGCGTTTCTGGAATCGATCGCGCCGTTTCAGGAAGCGGGGAAATTGGCGATGGTGCTGTTTCAGTTTCCGCCGTGGTTTGACTGTCGGCGCGAGCATGTGGCGTACTTGCGCTGGACAAAAGCGCGGATGGGGGAGGTGCCGGCGGCGCTCGAATTTCGGCACCAATCGTGGTTTTCGCCGCGCTTTTATGAAAAAACGCTTCACTTTATGGAAGAGGAAGGGTGGATTCACACAATTTGCGACGAGCCGCAGGCGGGGGAAGGGTCGGTGCCGACCGTTTTGCATCCGACCGACCGGGAAAAGACGCTCATCCGCCTGCACGGACGGAATGTTCACGGCTGGAACAAGGCGACGGCCGGCGAGAACTGGAGGGTGGTCCGCTATTTATACCGGTACAATGAGCGCGAGCTGCGCGAGTGGGTGCGCCATATAGAGGCATTAAAACAAAAAACGAAACAGATTTACGTGCTGTTTAACAACAACTCCGGCGGCGATGCCGCCGACAACGCCAAACAATTGATCGATTTGCTTGGCATTGAGTACACGGGCCTTGCGCCGCGGCAGCTTGGTTTGTTTTGA
- the sufB gene encoding Fe-S cluster assembly protein SufB, which produces MAKKAPEIGEYKYGFVDKDVSVFRAQRGLTREVVEEISRMKNEPQWMLEFRLKALDIFYSKPMPQWGGDLSSLDFDEITYYVKPTEKSGRSWDEVPAEIKETFDKLGIPEAEQKYLAGVSAQYESEVVYHNMKEDLEKLGVIFKDTDSALKENEDLFREYFAKVVPPTDNKFAALNSAVWSGGSFIYVPKGVKVDTPLQAYFRINSENMGQFERTLIIVDEGAHVHYVEGCTAPIYTTNSLHSAVVEIIVKKGAYCRYTTIQNWANNVFNLVTKRAVCEENATMEWIDGNIGSKLTMKYPAVILKGEGARGLTLSIAIAGKGQHQDAGAKMIHLAPNTSSTIVSKSISKQGGKVTYRGMVHFGRKASGSRSNIECDTLILDNQSTSDTIPYNEILNDNISLEHEAKVSKVSEEQLFYLMSRGISEQEATEMIVMGFIEPFTRELPMEYAVEMNRLIKFEMEGSIG; this is translated from the coding sequence ATGGCGAAAAAAGCCCCGGAAATTGGTGAATACAAGTACGGCTTCGTCGATAAAGACGTCTCCGTCTTCCGCGCCCAGCGCGGCCTGACGCGTGAAGTCGTCGAAGAAATTTCGCGGATGAAAAACGAGCCGCAATGGATGCTCGAGTTCCGCTTAAAAGCGCTCGACATCTTCTACAGCAAACCGATGCCGCAATGGGGCGGCGACTTATCAAGCCTCGATTTCGATGAAATTACGTACTACGTCAAACCGACGGAAAAATCGGGCCGTTCGTGGGATGAGGTGCCGGCGGAGATCAAAGAGACGTTCGATAAATTAGGGATTCCAGAGGCGGAACAAAAATATTTGGCCGGCGTCTCGGCGCAATACGAATCGGAAGTCGTCTACCACAACATGAAAGAAGACCTCGAAAAACTCGGTGTCATCTTTAAAGACACCGACTCGGCGCTGAAGGAGAACGAAGACTTGTTCCGCGAGTATTTCGCCAAAGTCGTGCCGCCGACAGACAACAAATTTGCGGCCTTGAACTCGGCCGTCTGGTCGGGCGGTTCGTTCATCTACGTCCCGAAAGGCGTCAAAGTCGATACGCCGCTTCAGGCGTACTTCCGCATCAACTCGGAAAACATGGGGCAGTTTGAACGGACGCTCATCATCGTGGACGAAGGGGCGCACGTCCATTACGTCGAAGGCTGTACAGCGCCGATTTACACGACGAACTCGCTTCATAGCGCGGTTGTTGAGATCATCGTCAAAAAAGGCGCCTACTGCCGCTACACGACGATCCAAAACTGGGCGAACAACGTCTTCAACTTGGTGACGAAGCGCGCCGTCTGCGAAGAAAACGCGACGATGGAATGGATCGACGGCAACATCGGCTCGAAGCTGACGATGAAATACCCGGCCGTCATCTTAAAAGGCGAAGGGGCGCGCGGCTTGACGCTGTCGATCGCCATCGCAGGCAAAGGGCAACATCAAGACGCCGGGGCGAAAATGATCCATTTGGCCCCGAATACGTCATCGACGATCGTCTCGAAGTCGATCTCCAAACAAGGCGGCAAGGTGACGTATCGCGGCATGGTCCATTTCGGCCGCAAAGCGTCCGGCTCGCGCTCGAACATCGAATGCGATACGCTCATTCTCGACAATCAGTCGACATCGGACACGATTCCGTACAACGAAATTTTAAACGACAACATCTCGCTTGAGCACGAAGCGAAAGTGTCGAAAGTGTCGGAAGAGCAGCTGTTCTACTTGATGAGCCGCGGCATTTCCGAGCAGGAAGCGACGGAAATGATCGTCATGGGCTTCATTGAGCCGTTTACAAGAGAGCTGCCGATGGAATACGCGGTCGAGATGAACCGCTTGATCAAGTTCGAGATGGAAGGAAGCATTGGATAA
- a CDS encoding YunC family protein, producing the protein MVEVKPIIIEGHPFVAVSVQLPKTNLLAVASEKGYIMCGALDVALLNEKLRDRGIVAGRAVGVRTVEQLLEAPLESVTVAAEELGIKRGMKGKDALLKMR; encoded by the coding sequence ATGGTGGAAGTCAAGCCGATTATCATTGAGGGACATCCGTTTGTCGCGGTGTCCGTCCAGCTGCCGAAAACGAACTTGCTGGCGGTGGCGAGTGAAAAAGGGTACATCATGTGCGGGGCGCTCGATGTGGCGTTATTGAACGAAAAGCTGCGCGACCGCGGCATTGTCGCCGGACGGGCGGTCGGGGTGCGCACGGTCGAGCAGTTGCTTGAGGCGCCGCTCGAATCGGTGACAGTCGCCGCCGAGGAGCTTGGCATCAAACGGGGAATGAAAGGAAAAGACGCGCTGTTGAAAATGCGGTGA
- the yunB gene encoding sporulation protein YunB — protein sequence MLRPRFVRRGPLPFRYVFLLTFVFFMFSTAAGLWIVNKGIEPMLMEIAETETKRIANLVINNAIEQQFQKDNPEFRQLVTVQKDESGKIVSVDFDTAVINRILSETDDHVMESLKAATEGRIERMVLPEVESGQGDSRGIIYYIPLGQVTNNVLLANLGPRIPVQFQIVGNVESEVTKEIRAYDINSFFIEIDIHVSVDIQVVIPFASKISNVTTDIPVVMRFIPGEVPQFYNKNGGQVGPSIQLPKR from the coding sequence TTGCTGCGCCCCCGATTTGTGCGGAGAGGGCCGCTTCCGTTCCGCTACGTGTTTTTATTGACATTCGTTTTTTTTATGTTTTCCACAGCGGCCGGGCTTTGGATCGTGAATAAAGGCATTGAGCCGATGCTGATGGAAATTGCGGAAACGGAAACGAAGCGGATTGCCAACTTGGTGATCAATAACGCCATTGAGCAGCAGTTTCAAAAAGACAACCCTGAATTTCGGCAGCTGGTCACGGTTCAAAAGGACGAAAGCGGCAAAATTGTGTCGGTCGATTTTGACACTGCGGTGATCAATCGCATCTTATCGGAGACGGATGATCATGTGATGGAAAGCTTAAAGGCGGCGACAGAAGGACGGATCGAACGGATGGTGCTGCCTGAGGTCGAATCCGGCCAAGGGGACAGCCGCGGGATCATTTACTATATCCCGCTCGGCCAAGTGACGAACAACGTGCTGCTCGCCAACCTCGGCCCGCGCATTCCGGTGCAGTTTCAGATCGTTGGCAATGTCGAATCGGAAGTGACGAAAGAAATTCGAGCGTATGATATTAACAGTTTTTTTATTGAAATTGATATTCATGTATCGGTCGACATCCAGGTCGTCATTCCTTTTGCATCGAAAATTTCCAATGTGACAACAGATATTCCAGTTGTGATGCGCTTTATTCCGGGAGAAGTGCCGCAATTTTACAACAAAAACGGCGGTCAAGTCGGCCCGTCCATCCAGCTTCCGAAGCGGTAG
- the sufU gene encoding Fe-S cluster assembly sulfur transfer protein SufU, with protein MSSNHPLDQLYRQVIMDHYKNPRNRGVLEGTNVDVNMNNPTCGDRIHLTMKVEDGKVADVKFEGEGCSISMSSASMMTQAIKGKTVEEALRLAHIFSDMIQGKEYDDSVDLGDIEALQGVSKFPARIKCATLAWKALEKGLHHH; from the coding sequence ATGTCTTCTAACCATCCGTTGGATCAGCTTTACCGCCAAGTCATTATGGATCATTATAAAAACCCGCGAAACCGCGGGGTGCTTGAAGGAACGAACGTCGATGTCAACATGAACAACCCGACGTGCGGCGACCGCATCCACTTGACGATGAAAGTCGAAGACGGAAAAGTCGCCGACGTCAAATTTGAAGGCGAAGGCTGTTCGATTTCAATGTCGTCGGCGTCGATGATGACGCAGGCGATCAAAGGAAAAACGGTGGAGGAAGCGCTTCGGCTCGCCCACATTTTTTCCGATATGATCCAAGGGAAAGAGTACGACGATTCCGTCGACCTTGGCGACATCGAGGCGCTCCAAGGCGTTTCCAAGTTTCCGGCCCGCATCAAATGTGCGACGCTCGCGTGGAAAGCGCTCGAAAAAGGACTGCATCACCACTAA
- a CDS encoding bifunctional metallophosphatase/5'-nucleotidase — translation MKQTIYIYHTNDVHSHFEHWPQIVRFLSERRREHRARNEAMLLFDVGDFLDRVHPITEATRGKANVDLLNDLHYDAVTIGNNEGITLDHDELDTLYEQARFPVVVANLFRRDGVRPHWALPYVVIPATETFRIGVVGATAPFSHFYELLGWKIVPPFDMLAAAVEEVRQKADCVVVLSHLGVNEDEKIAATIPGVDIVLGAHTHHVFPEGKEVNGALLCAAGKYGQYVGVVKLEVEGRRLGRASAKVLDAGVMPFSEEVACRLRSLEQKSLARLEAEQVAVLHDDLPLDWFAPSPLARLLASALREWCQADIGMVNAGVLLEPLARGPVTKKDLHRICPHPLNPCKVKLRGAELKEIILEANTERMKHFRFKGFGFRGEVMGEMVYDGVEIETELEEDGAWHIRAIRINGEPLEPERTYDVATTDMFAIGHFYPQIQRAAEKTYYMPEFLRDLLAWKLAQ, via the coding sequence TTGAAGCAAACTATCTACATTTATCATACGAACGACGTGCACAGCCATTTTGAACATTGGCCGCAAATCGTCCGCTTTTTGTCGGAACGGAGACGGGAACATCGCGCTCGCAACGAGGCGATGCTGTTGTTTGACGTCGGCGATTTTCTCGATCGCGTGCACCCGATTACCGAGGCGACGCGTGGAAAAGCGAATGTGGACTTATTGAACGATCTTCACTATGATGCGGTGACGATCGGCAACAACGAAGGGATCACCCTTGATCATGATGAACTGGATACGTTGTACGAACAGGCTCGGTTTCCGGTCGTTGTCGCCAATTTGTTTCGCCGCGATGGCGTGCGGCCGCATTGGGCGCTTCCGTATGTCGTCATCCCGGCGACGGAGACGTTTCGCATTGGGGTGGTTGGCGCCACCGCTCCGTTTTCTCACTTTTACGAGCTGCTCGGCTGGAAGATCGTTCCGCCGTTTGACATGTTGGCAGCGGCGGTGGAGGAAGTGAGGCAAAAGGCCGATTGCGTCGTTGTGCTGTCTCATCTTGGGGTGAATGAAGATGAAAAAATCGCTGCAACGATTCCGGGCGTGGATATTGTGTTGGGCGCTCACACCCACCATGTGTTTCCAGAAGGTAAGGAAGTAAACGGTGCGCTTCTTTGCGCGGCTGGGAAATACGGACAATATGTCGGTGTCGTTAAGCTGGAAGTGGAAGGGCGACGTCTTGGGCGGGCGTCTGCGAAGGTGTTGGATGCTGGTGTGATGCCGTTTTCCGAAGAAGTGGCGTGCCGCCTTCGCTCCCTTGAACAGAAAAGTTTGGCGCGGCTTGAAGCGGAACAAGTCGCCGTGCTCCATGATGACTTGCCGCTTGACTGGTTCGCTCCGTCGCCGCTTGCCCGTTTGCTTGCGTCTGCGCTGCGCGAATGGTGCCAGGCGGACATCGGGATGGTGAACGCCGGGGTGCTGCTTGAACCGCTTGCGAGAGGACCGGTGACGAAAAAAGATTTGCATCGCATTTGCCCGCATCCGCTCAACCCGTGCAAGGTGAAGCTGCGCGGCGCGGAGCTCAAAGAGATTATCCTTGAGGCCAATACGGAACGGATGAAGCATTTTCGTTTTAAAGGGTTTGGCTTCCGCGGCGAAGTGATGGGGGAAATGGTGTACGACGGCGTCGAGATCGAAACGGAGCTGGAAGAAGACGGCGCCTGGCATATCCGCGCCATTCGAATCAACGGCGAGCCGCTCGAGCCGGAGCGCACCTATGACGTGGCGACGACCGACATGTTTGCCATTGGTCATTTTTATCCGCAAATTCAGCGGGCAGCGGAGAAAACGTACTATATGCCGGAGTTTTTGCGCGATCTTCTCGCCTGGAAATTGGCCCAATAG